AGTAGCGTATTTCAAAGCTTATCCGTATCCATTTCTATATTAATAAGGTGCTGATAAAGCATTatcatttattttcactgcagCAGCGCTTTAGGATCAAGAGCGGCCCGAGTCCTCCGCCACATCAGACACTGCCTGTACGTtaaacgcaaaaaaaaaaaaaataatgagccCAGGCACTTTCCAAGAAACAAAGTGCTTTACTTCGCTTCGCCTTGTGCTCGCGTGTTTGCTGAGAGGGCAGAATTTCATCCACGGTAACAGAACATAGATTTTCCGATGGGAAACGGGCCACACCGACTGATGCTAACCGTTTAAATAACGCGCTCGCGTGCTTGCTTTAAGGCGGTTTTAATTTTCCTCCCTCACAACCGGACAGAGACACACGAACTCGGTGAAGCCCCGAAGAGTGCCGATTTACAGCTCACGGCCGCGGGAAGGGCGGGCACGGCTGCGCTCGTGTCCCCTCACGCCGGcctgccccggcccggcgggggcggAGGACGGGGCTCCGCAAGCGCGATTCCCTCCCCTcaggggagcggggcggcgccCGGCCGGTCGCAGCCCCCGTCCCGACGCCGGGGGAGACGCGGCTCCTGCCGGCGAGCGCCCGTTTGACCTGACCCCGCGGCCGTCCCTCCGGCGAGGGGCTCAGCCCACCCGCCCCCACGGCAGAAGCCGAGAGGGAGCCCTTCTCCGCCGGCGAGGCGAGGCGGGAGGAGGCCCGGGACGCGACTCACCGGCGTTGAGGACCTTGAGGGCGGTGAAGGCGGCGTTCTGCAGCGCCAGGTcctgcggggcggcgcgggagCAGTGGTACTTGATGAAGGGGAAGCAGCCGGTGCGCAGGATGTGGTAGTTGGCGCCGTTCACCCGCCAGTTGAAGTGGGAGAGGCCGAACTGGTCGTTGCGGACGGCGCTGTACTTAACGCAGTAGGAGGTCCAGTGGGGCAGGCCGCGCTGCCGCAGGTGCTGGCTCAGCACCTCCGAGGCGGCGGGACGggacgccgccgccgccgttccccgccacagcagcagccccacaaccGCTTCGCGCAGCCACCTCAGCACCCGCAtcccgcggggccgccgcggccaccCCGCACCCAGGGCTCGGCCCGGCGCgcctgcgcggcggcccgccgGAGGGCGGGAAGGGGCGgtggcagcggcggcggggtcaccccggcgggggccggggcttGGCGGGGGCC
This sequence is a window from Phalacrocorax carbo chromosome 7, bPhaCar2.1, whole genome shotgun sequence. Protein-coding genes within it:
- the C7H15orf61 gene encoding uncharacterized protein C15orf61 homolog: MRVLRWLREAVVGLLLWRGTAAAASRPAASEVLSQHLRQRGLPHWTSYCVKYSAVRNDQFGLSHFNWRVNGANYHILRTGCFPFIKYHCSRAAPQDLALQNAAFTALKVLNAGIPTLLYGIGSWFFVSVTETVHTSRGPVTIYFLNKEDEGAMY